Proteins encoded by one window of Nicotiana tabacum cultivar K326 chromosome 10, ASM71507v2, whole genome shotgun sequence:
- the LOC107829100 gene encoding uncharacterized protein LOC107829100 isoform X5, translating to MFRDSAAYIGGLASEFLILHLGSNWFDKSSPINLPHSKVRHLKNSLLSGHYENSLINIGIEEDESLVLDSDFLVPMKVGGKN from the exons ATGTTTCGAGACTCGGCTGCCTATATTGGAGGCTTAGCAAGTGAATTCCTAATTTTACACCTCGGGAGTAACTGGTTTGATAAATCTTCTCCTATCAATCTACCACATTCGAAAGTTCGCCATCTCAAAAATTCTCTTCTCTCAG GTCATTATGAAAATTCTTTAATCAACATAGGGATAG AAGAAGACGAGTCGCTTGTTCTTGATTCAGATTTTCTTGTGCCAATGAAAG TTGGAGGAAAGAACTGA
- the LOC107829100 gene encoding uncharacterized protein LOC107829100 isoform X1, whose product MFRDSAAYIGGLASEFLILHLGSNWFDKSSPINLPHSKVRHLKNSLLSGHYENSLINIGIEEDESLVLDSDFLVPMKGCQLKRIWNCLFSNTQNMSADEKSLWTRVNSLCCLLQKDPITVNKSENCVDVAVGGKN is encoded by the exons ATGTTTCGAGACTCGGCTGCCTATATTGGAGGCTTAGCAAGTGAATTCCTAATTTTACACCTCGGGAGTAACTGGTTTGATAAATCTTCTCCTATCAATCTACCACATTCGAAAGTTCGCCATCTCAAAAATTCTCTTCTCTCAG GTCATTATGAAAATTCTTTAATCAACATAGGGATAG AAGAAGACGAGTCGCTTGTTCTTGATTCAGATTTTCTTGTGCCAATGAAAG GCTGTCAGCTGAAGAGGATTTGGAATTGCTTGTTTAGTAACACTCAAAATATGTCAGCAGATGAGAAATCCCTCTGGACAAGGGTCAATTCTCTATGTTGTCTTCTTCAGAAGGATCCTATTACAGTTAATAAGAGTGAGAATTGTGTTGATGTTGCAGTTGGAGGAAAGAACTGA
- the LOC107829100 gene encoding uncharacterized protein LOC107829100 isoform X4 produces the protein MFRDSAAYIGGLASEFLILHLGSNWFDKSSPINLPHSKVRHLKNSLLSGHYENSLINIGIEEDESLVLDSDFLVPMKACSACLSSIY, from the exons ATGTTTCGAGACTCGGCTGCCTATATTGGAGGCTTAGCAAGTGAATTCCTAATTTTACACCTCGGGAGTAACTGGTTTGATAAATCTTCTCCTATCAATCTACCACATTCGAAAGTTCGCCATCTCAAAAATTCTCTTCTCTCAG GTCATTATGAAAATTCTTTAATCAACATAGGGATAG AAGAAGACGAGTCGCTTGTTCTTGATTCAGATTTTCTTGTGCCAATGAAAG CTTGCTCGGCATGTCTAAGCTCTATATATTAG
- the LOC107829100 gene encoding uncharacterized protein LOC107829100 isoform X3: MFRDSAAYIGGLASEFLILHLGSNWFDKSSPINLPHSKVRHLKNSLLSGHYENSLINIGIEEDESLVLDSDFLVPMKVLHLTLIGKLKYQKAVS, encoded by the exons ATGTTTCGAGACTCGGCTGCCTATATTGGAGGCTTAGCAAGTGAATTCCTAATTTTACACCTCGGGAGTAACTGGTTTGATAAATCTTCTCCTATCAATCTACCACATTCGAAAGTTCGCCATCTCAAAAATTCTCTTCTCTCAG GTCATTATGAAAATTCTTTAATCAACATAGGGATAG AAGAAGACGAGTCGCTTGTTCTTGATTCAGATTTTCTTGTGCCAATGAAAG TTTTACATTTGACTCTTATCGGAAAACTGAAATACCAAAAGGCTGTCAGCTGA
- the LOC107829100 gene encoding uncharacterized protein LOC107829100 isoform X2 has protein sequence MFRDSAAYIGGLASEFLILHLGSNWFDKSSPINLPHSKVRHLKNSLLSEEDESLVLDSDFLVPMKGCQLKRIWNCLFSNTQNMSADEKSLWTRVNSLCCLLQKDPITVNKSENCVDVAVGGKN, from the exons ATGTTTCGAGACTCGGCTGCCTATATTGGAGGCTTAGCAAGTGAATTCCTAATTTTACACCTCGGGAGTAACTGGTTTGATAAATCTTCTCCTATCAATCTACCACATTCGAAAGTTCGCCATCTCAAAAATTCTCTTCTCTCAG AAGAAGACGAGTCGCTTGTTCTTGATTCAGATTTTCTTGTGCCAATGAAAG GCTGTCAGCTGAAGAGGATTTGGAATTGCTTGTTTAGTAACACTCAAAATATGTCAGCAGATGAGAAATCCCTCTGGACAAGGGTCAATTCTCTATGTTGTCTTCTTCAGAAGGATCCTATTACAGTTAATAAGAGTGAGAATTGTGTTGATGTTGCAGTTGGAGGAAAGAACTGA